From Planctomycetota bacterium, one genomic window encodes:
- a CDS encoding type II toxin-antitoxin system RelE/ParE family toxin yields the protein MASFRVILKPSVHKDLRRLPQAVVRRVMARIEALGDDPLPRGSLKLSGSQHLHRLRVGDYRVIYGFDSSAGEVVVHHVRPRSDAYWDL from the coding sequence ATGGCCTCCTTTAGAGTCATTCTCAAGCCCTCCGTTCACAAGGACCTCCGCCGTCTCCCCCAGGCCGTGGTCCGCCGCGTCATGGCCCGCATCGAGGCACTCGGCGACGATCCCCTTCCCCGTGGGTCCCTCAAGCTCTCAGGTTCCCAGCACCTGCATCGGCTGCGCGTGGGTGACTACAGGGTCATCTACGGCTTCGACAGCTCGGCCGGCGAGGTCGTCGTCCATCACGTGCGCCCACGCAGCGATGCGTACTGGGACCTCTGA
- a CDS encoding Gfo/Idh/MocA family oxidoreductase codes for MKRAQFSRRRFLAASATAVAGPWFIRSSAFGANDRLGMGFIGLGGRGSGILRSFVREGVSEAIAVCDPWRDRAERMSQSLPSKPYPTTDFRDVVSRDDVDAVTIASPDHWHVLQSIAAFKNGKDVYCEKPLSVTIREGRALADAARRYARVFQHGTHQRSYHGFRHVCELAINGYLGQVHTIRVCERGGHQSGNRAPAPPPPQLDHEMWLGPAPWSPFMGQSVGGGGWQFRSDYTAGWISGCGVHPLDIAQWGNGTDRTGPLEIEGTGTFPTDGYNDTAIDWNVTFRYANGVKLIFTSTHNDVNSPEVGARFEGTEGWAMAQGNAASYLAQPESLLKVQFKASDVRLTESRDHSGNFLDCVRTRHETVAPAEVAHRSTSLCLLADIALRLKRPLKWDPDKEQFAGDPEANRCLSRAMREPWRL; via the coding sequence ATGAAGCGTGCACAGTTCTCTCGCCGGCGGTTTCTGGCGGCCTCGGCCACGGCTGTGGCAGGTCCGTGGTTCATCCGGTCTTCTGCCTTCGGGGCCAACGACCGCCTCGGCATGGGCTTCATCGGCCTGGGCGGACGCGGCAGCGGCATCCTGCGCTCGTTCGTGCGGGAGGGTGTCTCCGAGGCCATCGCCGTGTGCGACCCCTGGCGCGACCGGGCCGAACGGATGAGCCAGTCCCTCCCCAGCAAGCCCTACCCGACCACCGACTTCCGCGACGTGGTCTCGCGCGACGACGTGGATGCCGTGACGATCGCCAGCCCCGACCACTGGCACGTGCTCCAGTCCATCGCGGCCTTCAAGAACGGCAAGGATGTCTACTGCGAGAAGCCGCTCTCCGTGACCATTCGCGAGGGGCGGGCGCTGGCCGATGCGGCCCGCCGTTACGCCCGCGTATTCCAGCACGGCACGCATCAACGCTCCTATCACGGCTTCCGCCACGTGTGCGAGCTGGCCATCAACGGCTACCTCGGCCAGGTGCACACCATCCGCGTGTGCGAGCGCGGCGGGCACCAGAGCGGCAACCGCGCGCCCGCGCCGCCGCCGCCCCAGCTTGACCACGAGATGTGGCTCGGCCCCGCCCCCTGGTCGCCCTTCATGGGCCAGAGCGTCGGCGGCGGCGGCTGGCAGTTCCGCTCCGACTACACGGCGGGCTGGATCTCCGGCTGCGGAGTCCACCCCCTCGACATCGCCCAGTGGGGCAACGGCACCGACCGCACCGGCCCGCTCGAAATCGAGGGCACCGGCACCTTCCCCACCGACGGCTACAACGACACGGCGATTGACTGGAACGTCACGTTCCGCTACGCCAACGGCGTGAAGCTGATCTTCACCAGCACCCACAACGACGTGAACTCGCCCGAGGTCGGCGCCCGCTTCGAGGGCACCGAGGGTTGGGCCATGGCCCAGGGCAACGCCGCCTCGTACCTCGCCCAGCCCGAATCGCTCCTCAAGGTGCAGTTCAAGGCCAGCGACGTCCGCCTCACCGAATCCCGCGACCACTCGGGCAACTTCCTGGACTGCGTGCGCACCCGCCACGAGACCGTGGCCCCGGCCGAAGTGGCCCACCGCTCCACCAGCCTGTGCCTCCTGGCCGATATCGCGTTGCGACTGAAGCGCCCGCTCAAGTGGGACCCCGACAAGGAGCAGTTCGCGGGCGACCCCGAGGCCAACCGCTGCCTCTCGCGGGCCATGCGCGAGCCGTGGAGGCTGTGA
- a CDS encoding GxxExxY protein has translation MDKGLLHEELTEGIIGSAMAVLNEPKPGLGEKPYENALAIELRCREHRGDQQKQSPVCYRGEFAGTLVPDMIADDLVVVAPRAVTA, from the coding sequence GTGGACAAGGGTTTATTGCACGAGGAGCTGACCGAGGGCATAATCGGCTCGGCGATGGCGGTGCTCAATGAACCGAAGCCCGGCCTCGGCGAGAAACCCTACGAGAATGCTCTCGCCATCGAGTTGCGCTGCCGCGAGCATCGGGGTGACCAGCAGAAGCAGTCCCCTGTCTGCTATCGGGGCGAGTTTGCCGGCACCCTGGTCCCCGACATGATCGCGGACGATCTGGTCGTTGTTGCCCCCAGAGCAGTAACCGCGTAA
- a CDS encoding DNRLRE domain-containing protein produces MPFTFENPDFGKPVPELPATAELRKQHPQATVVELWQGAPLPQLGIASYDGARDVYFGDGRPEKSFGGSCTNSGTDLSYGDDLRYQLHLGGEGRRTLVAFDLSMLPRDTRLAKALLALNVEELDRKADRNYRVVALKRRWSEAVVGVMGGLNATNSPNPLGGRKLYPVGDTENWEQPLYAGPSDRQPEPVDLITIEKTGWFALDLTAPARKWLSGEWPNCGIAIEPVAGNWVMGKHDVRMTASDHPVDPALRPRLVLVLDGAPQPAPHQVREQSADLTAAFRQARESGRMILCHVLAASSLTSRRFEAMLSATPAISELARRDFLEVHLDAERPEHAPFLKAHGVRRFPTTLFVSPRDPDGQHLALIEPFDYDAPAGLLRSAYEFEQLYSRALRDAVNHIRR; encoded by the coding sequence ATGCCGTTCACTTTCGAGAACCCCGACTTCGGCAAGCCCGTGCCCGAGCTGCCCGCCACCGCCGAGCTCCGCAAGCAGCACCCGCAGGCCACCGTCGTCGAGCTGTGGCAGGGCGCGCCGCTCCCGCAACTGGGCATCGCCTCCTACGACGGCGCACGCGACGTCTATTTCGGCGACGGCCGCCCGGAGAAGAGCTTCGGCGGCTCGTGCACCAACAGCGGCACTGACCTCTCCTACGGCGACGACCTCCGCTACCAGCTCCACCTCGGCGGCGAGGGGCGGCGGACCCTCGTCGCCTTCGACCTCTCCATGCTCCCCCGCGACACCCGGCTCGCCAAGGCTCTCCTCGCGCTCAACGTCGAGGAACTCGACCGCAAGGCCGACCGCAACTACCGCGTCGTCGCCCTCAAGCGGCGCTGGAGCGAAGCCGTCGTCGGCGTCATGGGCGGCCTCAACGCCACCAACAGCCCCAATCCCCTCGGCGGCCGCAAACTCTACCCCGTCGGCGACACCGAGAACTGGGAGCAGCCTCTCTACGCCGGCCCCTCCGACCGCCAGCCCGAGCCCGTTGACTTGATCACCATCGAGAAGACCGGCTGGTTCGCCCTCGACCTCACCGCCCCCGCCCGCAAGTGGCTCAGCGGCGAGTGGCCCAATTGCGGCATCGCCATCGAGCCCGTCGCCGGAAACTGGGTGATGGGCAAGCACGACGTGCGGATGACCGCCTCCGACCACCCCGTGGACCCCGCGCTTCGCCCCCGCCTGGTCCTCGTCCTCGACGGCGCTCCCCAGCCCGCCCCGCATCAGGTGAGGGAGCAGAGCGCCGACCTCACGGCGGCTTTCCGGCAGGCGAGGGAGAGCGGGCGGATGATCCTCTGCCACGTCCTCGCCGCCAGCTCCCTCACCAGCCGCCGGTTCGAGGCCATGCTTAGCGCCACCCCCGCCATCTCCGAGCTTGCGCGGCGCGACTTCCTCGAGGTCCACCTCGACGCCGAGAGGCCCGAGCACGCCCCCTTCCTCAAAGCCCACGGCGTCCGCCGCTTCCCCACCACCCTGTTCGTCTCGCCCCGCGACCCTGACGGCCAGCACCTTGCGCTCATCGAGCCCTTCGACTACGATGCTCCGGCGGGCCTTCTCCGCAGCGCTTACGAGTTCGAGCAGCTCTACTCCCGCGCCCTGCGCGATGCCGTCAACCACATCCGCCGCTGA
- a CDS encoding TRL-like family protein, which produces MRALVGAAAVLVFSALLAGCAGMGQAPVVPPQGIGFTDYSAPLDIDCDKTQLGTKRGEASSSSILFLIATGDASIQAAARNGQITTINHADYRFLSVLGLYTKYTTVVYGD; this is translated from the coding sequence ATGAGGGCATTGGTCGGCGCTGCGGCGGTGCTAGTGTTCTCGGCGCTGTTGGCGGGCTGCGCGGGGATGGGGCAGGCGCCCGTGGTGCCGCCGCAGGGCATCGGGTTCACCGACTACTCGGCGCCGCTGGATATTGACTGCGACAAGACGCAGCTCGGGACGAAGCGTGGCGAGGCGAGCTCGTCCTCGATCCTCTTCCTCATCGCGACCGGCGACGCCAGCATCCAGGCGGCCGCGCGCAACGGCCAGATCACCACGATCAACCACGCAGACTACAGGTTCCTCAGCGTCCTGGGGCTCTACACCAAGTACACGACCGTCGTCTATGGCGACTGA
- a CDS encoding TRL domain-containing protein, whose protein sequence is MKPHLLTAVLCALAFGLVGCASYRTPVRPPTGLLMTELSAPLTTNFHRTPVCAKQGSAETTFFREPILTGLSFSWGEAGIREAAANGGLTTVEYADYHVTLVLGIFGKFKVTAYGQ, encoded by the coding sequence ATGAAACCACATCTGCTGACCGCAGTGCTTTGCGCGCTGGCGTTCGGCCTGGTGGGCTGCGCGTCCTACCGCACGCCGGTGAGGCCGCCGACGGGCCTGCTGATGACAGAGCTCTCGGCGCCATTGACCACCAACTTCCACCGCACCCCTGTGTGCGCCAAGCAGGGCTCCGCCGAAACCACGTTCTTCCGCGAGCCGATCCTCACGGGGCTGTCCTTCTCGTGGGGCGAGGCGGGCATTCGCGAGGCCGCCGCCAACGGGGGCCTGACCACCGTCGAGTACGCCGACTACCACGTCACCCTTGTGCTCGGCATTTTCGGCAAGTTCAAAGTTACCGCCTACGGCCAGTGA
- a CDS encoding glycoside hydrolase family 2 TIM barrel-domain containing protein, which produces MRATGLTRLTRLTGLIGILSALPALAAEPPAFVWLEGEAPTKVSGLKPNMAGWGRKEFLSEEKWLHISMDPAAVEKDLPAEGGLLEYAFAAPKDAAYEVWTRIGFEFVRSPFEWRIDGGDWATAKPTDLTTDCMEIDFWCEVAWLKVGEKQLARGDHKLEIRLPRTKDDKGKTARILFALDAICLTAGEFSPNSHFKPGEESNTAQDQEAAKTVFDLPEPKAPDARSSVALKGLWQVCRHDEQLPKEVAAPIADLPKTPHWKAIEVPGDKNTLRPDLLFAHRLWYRTRIRVPDSLAGRSFFVVFPENNLNTTVLVNGVLCGFDKNPFARVQIDVTKGMKPGVNELWVGIRDAWYGRSTNPNDPMKLRKTFNIPLSFFHQGFQDLAYPIWNHAQSGILVTPELVAAGPAYASDVFCKPSVAKKELALEVTVNNPTGKELTGEVVCQAVNAKTGEAEKSFAPKPFTLAPGASQTLAIAEPWANPKLWWPDEPNLYLLRTSVSVRGKSVDVSDTRFGFREWGWQGRDFTLNGIPWHLWCDCFTAGTKEQWLEFYRKTNQRMMRFWGTRWQGMPHREALDFFDENGVVVRRSGILDGEAIGYFAIERDPDLKKLYNSEIKMQLMENWRDQVVAQVKGERNHPSVMIWSIENEWLYINCINLHGGHMDEFEREVKRVADAVMAADPTRPVMNDGGGAHKNNQMPVAGDHYVTGPYHEYPALAYDANTKGGGRGRWEWDLKRPRFIGEDFFITGNNPEFAYFGGEEAFQGKIATRPAASLMARMLMEGYRWSNQCAWHFWMGQNDAPGQYASYPPRAVFCRQWDWTFGSGQKVKRTFGIFNDTRFDDPISFTWALALDGKNIAGKTTEHKLAAGTCEKFDVEIDMPAVTARQEGELTLSLSVKGQEVFKDTKAVSVLGKPAAVARLDAKNLLVFDPQGGTAAFLKANGVAFTPLADLKALPETGKVLLLGKDALDAAESTSSRLAAWALGGRRLIALEQKNPLKFQALPCEMEAQTNRGTTAFAEDLNHPALRGLAQKDFFTWGGDELVYRDAYAKPTRGAKSLIQCHTLLQSTGLAEVPVGEGLMLLCQLLVGEKLADNAVAQLLLVNLLDYAATYKLEFRQVVACATDPTLAKTLDEIGLQHVKASTPLEALGGAARVAIVSASPAHLKALADNAAKVKAFTDAGGWLLLHGLTPEGLADYNKLVGFDHMIRPFRRERVGLTPVRNPLMAGLTLNDIVMYSSERIFPWTQGNYVANDTFSFVVDYEDVAPFAKFEDQYDSEHPDRNPSNLVNGMVSADAWKYIVNRQAPAAGPLDFPLAFPKEVELVELEWIGNTFYWPVTKVQLVPDGADARAATFVTQPTNEPQTFPIDPPLRGRNITLRLAEWLKLPDKQAVTGLDNIRLKAKRPPEFYKAVKPMLNIGAMMEYPRGSGGIVLCNLLLKDREDVPANYAKKRNILTTLLRNLKAPFAGGKAIIAGANLHYTPIDLSKHANQFTGEQGCFGDKRLTLKDLPTGRQVLAGVPYDIFEFRTSPVPTILMLGGRGIPGNLKEEIRGVPIGRKADALFFLMAARLDQRMNPNDIKQKKRYEMARYVVTYADGKTEEIPLIAEMDLDDYRQKEPKAIPGAQIAWVKPYDGTDLSAVLYSKQWNNPRPDVEIKSLDLLYGPDRRGVPALIALTAATGR; this is translated from the coding sequence ATGCGCGCCACCGGTCTGACTCGTCTGACCCGTCTGACAGGTCTGATAGGCATTCTCTCCGCCCTTCCGGCCCTCGCCGCCGAGCCGCCGGCCTTCGTGTGGCTCGAGGGCGAGGCGCCGACCAAGGTGAGCGGCCTCAAGCCGAACATGGCCGGCTGGGGACGCAAGGAGTTCCTCTCTGAAGAGAAATGGCTCCACATCAGCATGGACCCCGCCGCGGTGGAGAAGGACCTCCCGGCCGAGGGCGGCCTGCTCGAATACGCCTTCGCGGCGCCCAAGGACGCGGCCTACGAGGTCTGGACCCGCATCGGCTTCGAGTTCGTGCGCTCGCCGTTCGAGTGGCGGATTGACGGCGGCGACTGGGCGACCGCGAAGCCGACCGACCTGACGACGGATTGCATGGAGATCGACTTCTGGTGCGAGGTGGCCTGGCTCAAGGTGGGCGAGAAGCAACTGGCCAGGGGCGACCACAAGCTGGAGATTCGTCTGCCAAGGACGAAGGATGACAAGGGGAAGACCGCCCGCATCCTGTTCGCGCTCGACGCCATCTGCCTCACGGCGGGCGAGTTCTCGCCCAATTCGCATTTCAAGCCTGGCGAAGAGAGCAACACCGCACAAGACCAGGAGGCGGCGAAAACCGTCTTCGACCTGCCCGAACCCAAGGCTCCTGACGCCCGCTCGTCCGTGGCGCTCAAGGGCCTCTGGCAGGTCTGCCGCCACGACGAGCAACTGCCCAAGGAGGTGGCCGCGCCCATCGCCGATCTCCCCAAGACACCCCACTGGAAAGCCATCGAGGTGCCGGGCGACAAGAACACGCTCCGCCCCGACTTGCTGTTCGCCCACCGCCTGTGGTATCGCACCCGCATCCGCGTGCCCGATTCGCTCGCGGGGCGCTCGTTTTTCGTCGTCTTCCCCGAGAATAACCTGAACACCACGGTCCTCGTCAACGGCGTGCTGTGCGGGTTCGACAAGAATCCCTTCGCCCGCGTGCAGATTGACGTGACGAAGGGCATGAAGCCGGGCGTCAATGAGCTATGGGTCGGCATCCGCGACGCCTGGTACGGCCGCTCGACCAATCCCAACGACCCGATGAAGCTCCGAAAGACCTTCAACATCCCGCTGAGCTTCTTCCACCAGGGCTTCCAGGACCTGGCCTACCCGATCTGGAACCACGCGCAGTCGGGCATCCTGGTCACGCCCGAGCTCGTCGCGGCCGGACCGGCCTATGCCAGCGACGTCTTCTGCAAGCCGTCGGTCGCGAAGAAAGAGCTGGCCCTCGAAGTGACCGTGAACAACCCGACGGGCAAAGAGCTGACCGGCGAGGTCGTCTGCCAGGCGGTGAACGCAAAGACGGGCGAGGCCGAGAAGAGCTTCGCCCCCAAGCCCTTCACCCTCGCCCCCGGCGCCTCGCAAACGCTCGCTATCGCCGAGCCGTGGGCCAACCCCAAGCTCTGGTGGCCCGACGAACCCAACCTCTATCTGCTCAGGACGTCCGTGTCTGTCCGTGGCAAGTCCGTGGATGTCAGCGACACTCGCTTCGGCTTCCGCGAGTGGGGCTGGCAGGGGCGCGACTTCACCCTCAACGGCATCCCGTGGCACCTGTGGTGCGACTGCTTCACGGCCGGCACGAAGGAGCAGTGGCTGGAGTTCTACCGCAAGACGAACCAGCGGATGATGCGCTTCTGGGGCACCCGCTGGCAGGGCATGCCCCACCGCGAGGCCCTCGACTTCTTCGACGAGAACGGCGTCGTCGTCCGCCGCTCTGGCATCCTCGACGGCGAGGCCATCGGCTACTTCGCCATCGAGCGCGACCCCGACCTCAAGAAGCTCTACAACTCCGAAATCAAGATGCAACTGATGGAGAACTGGCGCGACCAGGTGGTCGCACAGGTCAAGGGCGAACGCAACCACCCCTCCGTGATGATCTGGTCCATCGAGAACGAGTGGCTCTACATCAACTGCATCAACCTCCACGGCGGGCACATGGACGAGTTCGAGCGCGAGGTGAAGCGTGTGGCCGACGCCGTGATGGCCGCCGACCCGACGCGCCCCGTAATGAACGACGGCGGCGGCGCGCACAAGAACAACCAGATGCCCGTCGCCGGCGACCACTACGTCACCGGCCCCTACCACGAGTACCCCGCCCTCGCCTACGACGCCAACACCAAGGGCGGCGGCCGCGGCCGCTGGGAATGGGACCTCAAGCGCCCGCGCTTCATCGGCGAGGATTTTTTCATCACGGGCAACAACCCCGAGTTCGCCTACTTCGGCGGCGAAGAGGCATTCCAGGGCAAGATTGCCACGCGGCCAGCCGCCAGCCTCATGGCCCGCATGCTCATGGAAGGCTACCGCTGGTCCAACCAGTGCGCCTGGCACTTCTGGATGGGCCAGAACGACGCCCCAGGCCAATACGCCTCCTATCCCCCGCGCGCCGTCTTCTGCCGACAGTGGGACTGGACCTTCGGCTCGGGGCAGAAGGTCAAGCGCACCTTCGGCATCTTCAACGACACGCGCTTCGACGACCCCATCTCGTTCACCTGGGCGCTCGCCCTCGACGGCAAGAATATCGCGGGCAAGACCACGGAGCACAAGCTCGCCGCCGGCACCTGCGAGAAGTTCGACGTCGAGATTGACATGCCCGCCGTCACCGCGCGGCAGGAAGGCGAGCTGACGCTGTCGCTCTCGGTGAAGGGCCAGGAGGTATTCAAGGACACCAAGGCGGTCTCCGTGCTCGGCAAGCCCGCGGCCGTGGCCAGGCTCGACGCGAAGAACCTGCTCGTCTTCGACCCGCAGGGCGGCACGGCAGCGTTCCTGAAGGCGAATGGCGTCGCCTTCACGCCGCTCGCCGACCTCAAGGCATTGCCTGAGACAGGCAAGGTGCTGCTGCTCGGCAAGGACGCCCTCGACGCGGCCGAGAGCACCTCCAGCCGCCTCGCCGCCTGGGCGCTCGGCGGCCGGCGCCTCATCGCGCTCGAGCAGAAGAACCCCCTCAAGTTCCAGGCCCTCCCGTGCGAAATGGAGGCCCAGACGAACCGGGGCACCACCGCCTTCGCCGAAGACCTAAACCACCCCGCCCTCCGCGGCCTCGCCCAGAAGGACTTCTTCACCTGGGGCGGCGATGAGCTGGTCTACCGCGACGCCTACGCCAAGCCCACACGGGGCGCCAAGTCGCTCATCCAGTGCCACACGCTCCTTCAGAGCACGGGCCTGGCCGAAGTGCCCGTGGGCGAGGGGCTGATGCTGCTGTGCCAGCTCCTCGTCGGCGAGAAGCTGGCCGACAACGCCGTCGCGCAACTCCTGCTCGTCAACTTACTCGACTACGCGGCGACGTACAAGCTCGAGTTCCGCCAGGTCGTCGCCTGCGCGACCGACCCCACGCTCGCCAAGACCCTCGACGAAATCGGCCTCCAGCACGTCAAGGCCAGCACCCCGCTCGAGGCCCTCGGCGGCGCGGCCAGGGTCGCCATCGTCTCCGCCTCCCCCGCCCACCTGAAGGCCCTCGCCGACAACGCGGCCAAGGTCAAGGCATTTACCGATGCCGGCGGCTGGCTCCTCCTCCACGGCCTCACGCCCGAGGGCCTGGCCGACTACAACAAGCTCGTCGGCTTCGACCACATGATCCGCCCCTTCCGCCGCGAGCGGGTCGGCCTGACCCCCGTCCGCAACCCCCTCATGGCCGGCCTCACCCTCAACGACATCGTGATGTACTCCTCCGAGCGCATCTTCCCCTGGACCCAGGGCAACTACGTCGCCAACGACACCTTCTCCTTCGTCGTGGACTACGAGGACGTGGCCCCCTTCGCCAAGTTCGAAGACCAGTACGACTCCGAGCACCCCGACCGCAATCCCTCGAACCTCGTCAACGGCATGGTCTCAGCCGACGCCTGGAAGTACATCGTCAACCGCCAGGCCCCCGCGGCCGGCCCCCTCGACTTCCCCCTCGCCTTCCCCAAGGAGGTCGAGCTGGTCGAGCTGGAGTGGATCGGCAACACCTTCTACTGGCCGGTGACCAAAGTGCAACTTGTCCCCGACGGCGCGGACGCCAGGGCCGCCACATTCGTCACCCAGCCCACAAACGAGCCTCAAACCTTCCCCATTGACCCGCCGCTCAGGGGCAGGAACATCACCCTCCGCCTCGCCGAATGGCTCAAGCTGCCCGACAAACAGGCCGTCACCGGCCTCGACAACATCCGTCTCAAGGCCAAGCGCCCCCCAGAGTTCTACAAAGCCGTCAAGCCCATGCTCAACATCGGAGCCATGATGGAATACCCGCGCGGCAGCGGCGGCATCGTCCTGTGCAACCTCCTCCTCAAGGACCGCGAGGACGTGCCGGCCAACTACGCTAAGAAGCGCAACATCCTCACCACGCTGCTCCGCAACCTCAAGGCCCCCTTCGCCGGCGGAAAGGCCATCATCGCGGGCGCCAACCTGCACTACACGCCCATTGATCTCTCCAAGCACGCCAACCAGTTCACCGGCGAGCAGGGCTGCTTCGGCGACAAGCGTCTCACCCTCAAAGACCTCCCGACCGGCCGCCAGGTCCTCGCCGGCGTGCCCTACGACATCTTCGAGTTCCGCACCTCGCCCGTCCCCACCATCCTCATGCTCGGCGGCCGCGGCATCCCGGGCAACCTCAAGGAAGAGATTCGCGGCGTGCCCATCGGCCGCAAGGCCGACGCCCTCTTCTTCCTCATGGCCGCCCGACTCGACCAGCGGATGAACCCCAACGACATCAAGCAGAAGAAGCGCTACGAAATGGCCCGCTACGTCGTCACCTACGCCGACGGCAAGACCGAAGAGATTCCCCTCATCGCCGAGATGGACCTCGACGACTACCGCCAGAAAGAGCCGAAAGCCATTCCCGGCGCCCAAATTGCCTGGGTGAAGCCGTACGACGGCACCGACCTCTCCGCCGTCCTCTACAGCAAGCAGTGGAACAACCCGCGTCCGGACGTCGAGATCAAGAGCCTCGACCTCCTCTACGGCCCCGACCGCCGCGGCGTGCCTGCTCTCATCGCCCTCACCGCGGCGACGGGGAGGTGA
- a CDS encoding oxaloacetate decarboxylase yields MGTTRIHRVLDEVGSIAFPGVYDTLSAKLVERAGFPMAFISGYCVAATAIGEPDLGLLTQTEIVERARRICGSVGIPIIVDADTGYGNPLNVHRTVTELIAAGAAGCFLEDQQWPKKCGHMRGKRVIERDEYVHKIRAAADARAGRDFFIVARTDALAVLGMDEAVARVTAAREAGADASFIEAPLSEEQLAEIGRRAPAPNVANMLEGGRTPILPRERLAALGFQLIVYPLAALFAAAKAIEAIYAKLRSDGTTLGAEASLMPFAQLNDAIGVDAKYALAERFGVK; encoded by the coding sequence ATGGGCACCACGCGCATTCATCGTGTCCTGGACGAGGTCGGCTCGATCGCGTTCCCTGGGGTCTACGACACGCTTTCCGCGAAGCTGGTGGAGCGGGCCGGATTCCCGATGGCGTTCATCTCGGGCTACTGCGTGGCGGCGACGGCCATCGGCGAGCCCGATCTGGGGCTGCTGACGCAGACCGAAATCGTCGAGCGCGCCCGCCGCATCTGCGGCAGCGTCGGCATCCCGATCATCGTGGACGCCGATACGGGCTACGGGAACCCGCTGAACGTGCACCGCACGGTGACCGAGCTGATCGCCGCGGGCGCGGCCGGGTGCTTCCTCGAGGACCAGCAGTGGCCCAAGAAGTGCGGCCACATGCGCGGCAAGCGGGTCATCGAGCGCGACGAATACGTCCACAAGATTCGCGCGGCGGCCGATGCGCGGGCGGGCCGCGACTTCTTCATCGTGGCCCGCACGGACGCCTTGGCCGTGCTCGGGATGGACGAGGCGGTGGCCCGCGTGACCGCGGCCCGCGAGGCGGGGGCCGACGCCAGCTTCATCGAGGCGCCGCTCAGCGAGGAGCAGCTCGCCGAGATCGGCCGGCGCGCGCCCGCGCCCAACGTGGCGAACATGCTTGAGGGCGGCAGGACGCCCATTCTGCCCCGCGAGCGCCTGGCCGCGCTGGGCTTCCAGCTCATCGTCTATCCGCTCGCCGCGCTCTTCGCAGCGGCCAAGGCCATCGAGGCCATCTACGCCAAGCTCCGCAGCGACGGCACGACCCTGGGCGCCGAGGCCAGCCTCATGCCCTTCGCCCAACTCAACGACGCGATCGGGGTGGACGCCAAGTACGCGCTGGCGGAGAGGTTCGGAGTCAAGTGA
- a CDS encoding PIN domain-containing protein — translation MTSSTPANEFVADTMALVLRLERRRMGERGKAAFEALEAGSATIHVPGIVLAEILYLSERGRISATVEQVTDYMRRNARCREAPLNLAVIQAAGSITDIPELHDRLIAATGRLLGLDIITVDPAIENSEFVGTLW, via the coding sequence ATGACCAGCTCTACCCCCGCGAATGAATTCGTCGCCGACACCATGGCCCTCGTGCTCCGCCTCGAGAGGCGGCGCATGGGCGAACGCGGCAAGGCCGCCTTCGAGGCCCTCGAAGCCGGCTCTGCCACCATCCACGTGCCCGGCATCGTCCTCGCCGAGATTCTCTACCTATCCGAACGGGGCCGTATCAGCGCTACGGTGGAGCAGGTGACCGACTACATGCGCCGCAACGCCAGATGCAGGGAGGCACCGCTGAATCTCGCTGTCATCCAGGCCGCGGGCAGCATCACGGACATCCCCGAGCTTCACGACCGCCTCATCGCCGCCACCGGTCGCCTGCTGGGCCTCGACATCATCACGGTAGACCCGGCCATCGAGAACTCCGAGTTCGTCGGCACCCTCTGGTGA